In Armatimonadota bacterium, the genomic stretch TATTTGTTGGCGGCGACACCGGCCCAATGCACATGGCTCAAGCCGCTAGCACTCGGGTGGTCGCGATTTTTGGGCCAACAAATCCAAAAACGCTTGGTCCGACCTTACCGATTCATCGCGTCGCCTATAACCGACAACCTTGCTCACCTTGCCGACACCGGGAATGCCCGATCGGCCGCCCTTGCCTGAATGATCTGGGCGTACAAGACGTCTATCAGTTGTGCGCCGAGATTTTACAAGAACTGGACTGATGCAGCGGCGCGCATTCACTTTGATCGAGTTGCTTGTGGTCATCGCGATCATCGCGATCTTGGCGGCGATCCTCTTCCCGGTCTTTGCCCGTGCGCGGGAATCAGCAAACAAGACCGTCTGCCTTAGCAACCTACGACAATTTGGACTGGCATTTGCGATGTATCAGGACGATTCAGACGGCAACATGCCAGATCGTCGAGACCTGAAATCGACACTCGGATACCGGCCCTGGACCTCGTGGCCACCAAGCGACCCGAGAGTGGGTTGGGCATGGTCGATTCTCGGCCCCTATGCGAAATGGGGCTATCTCACGTGCCCCGCGTCTCGTTCGCGATTTACCGAAGTACCCCAGGTCAAACAAACCGTGGCTGAAAATGTCTACACCTACTATTGGATGTGGCGATTCGACCGAGTCGACGACCCAGTTCCGCTCGATAACTTTTGGGGGAAAACCGTGGATCAAGCTGTGACGGATTTGCAGGCAAGCGGCAACACGACGGTGGGTAATCCAGACGGCCCTTCGCAAGTCGAACTCGTCGTCGATCCGTATTTCCCAAAGACTATTCCAACCGTGCCAGCAGCATTGAAAGGCAAGACCTCGCATTTGAACGGCAGAAACCGGCTGTTCTTGGACCTTTCGGCAAAGTTCGTCGCCGACTCAAGAACAACAAACTAAGAACCCCTTTGTATTTTACGAACTAGGCGAAGTTCAACAGAGTTTTGGGCGTTCGCCATTTCATCAACGATTCGGAAAGTCGTAGCGTCTAACAGATATGCGCCGCTCCGATTATCTTGATGAAGTAAGTTATCGGCGAAAGATCTCGTTATGGGACGTTGTTGTCGTCACTGCAATCTGCATGGTTTTGGCGGCAGTACTTTCACCTGTATTCCCCATCGAATCTGGACAAGCCCGTAATTCAGTCTGCGTCAGTAACCTCAAGTATTTTGGAACGGCACTTACCATGTATGTCGATGACTGCGACGGTCGAATGCCTGACCGTCGTGACCTAAAAACTGAGCTTGGATTTCGACCGTGGACTTCGTGGCCGCCTACAGACCCAAGGGTTGGTTGGGCGTGGTCGATACTTGGCGTTTATGAACATCGGTACGGCCTCAATTGCATCCTTTCAAGAGAAATGTTCGCCGATGTGCCACAAGTTAAGCAAGCCGTCAAAAAGAGCGAATTCACTTACGATTTGAGGCGGAAGTTGAATGGTGTTAGCTCAATTGGTAAGCCAGTCAGCACTGAAGAATCGTTCACCTATTTTTGGATGTGGGGGTTCGATCGCATCGAGTATCCAGTTCCGAGTAATAATTTTTGGGGGAAAACCATCGACCAAGCCGTGATGGACTTGCAAGCAACCACAAAAATTGGTGTCAATAATTCGGACGCCTTATCACAAGTTGAACTGATTTCAGACCCATACTTTCCATCAGATATCCCGACAGTGCTGCCGGAGCTCAGAGGGAAGACTCCACACACGAAGGGCATAAGCACCTTGTTTCTAGACCTCCGAGCAAAGTTTGTTCCTGTCCCTAAAACAACAAACTAAAATGCCCTGGACCAAAGTCGGCCCAGGGCACTTCGTATTTTGCGAAAGGTTAGTTAGGCTGAGTTCCGCCTGATCACGGGCGTCCGCCGCCTGGTCGACCAGTACCGGTTCCGTTACCTTGACCGTTTGCACCCGCGGTTGCCTTGAAAGGCGCGCCACCGAGCTTCTTGAGGTTTTCGAGGTCAGTTTCTGTCAGAAGTGACTTCAACTTTTCGTCCAGACTCTTGTTCGCGGCCTCCATCTTGGCTTGCATATCTTCTCGGGACATGCCTTGACCACCATTTTGTCGAGCAGCCCGCATTTCGTCCATCATCGCTTGATTTGCGTTCTTGGCATCTCGGAATGCGTTGTTGATCTTCGTTCGAACAGCAGGATCCAGGTTCAACGCCTTTTGAACGTCTGCACTTTGAACCGCTCGGATTCCAGCGATTTGGACTCGGATTTCGAAGAATCGGGATTCTTGTTCGTCAGTCAAGACCTTCTTAATTTCGCTAGCTACTTCTTTGTCGAGTTGAGCAGCGATCTCTTGTGGATTCTCGCCATTTTGACGAGCAGCCATCAATCGCTCGCGCATCACCGACATGTAGTCTTGCTGCAGCTTGTCGAGCTTGCCGATTTGCTCTTCAGTGAGCTTCAGATCAGCGCGAACATCCGCTCGGTTCAGCAGTTGGAAACCACTGCCTTCCATCACGTTGTTCTGCATCATGCCCATTCGACCGCCACCTTGCTGGCGACCGTTCTGGCCATTTCCTCGTTGTGGTGGAGCGGTTTGACCGCTGTCTTGAGCGAATGCCGATCCAACCAAAATCACGCCCATGGCGAGCACGAAAAATGTTCTTAAAGCCTTCATATCTTTATCTACCTCTCCTCAAAACTGGAGAACTGTATGGCTCAGACGCACAACAGTTTCACTTGTTCTGTAAAAAGAACTCGAATTCTTAAACCTTTGTTCCCGAAAGTACTCGGTGAACGGCCTCGGCCTGATTCAAGTGGCGGTTTCCATGCTTACAAACGATCATCAGGACGTCAAATCCATTCCACTTGATGAACTTGGCCCCATCGCTTTGCACGCGGACCTTTGCCAAATCGGCGGTCATCGCTCGTGGCAGCATCGCCTTTACCTTTCGAAGGTTCGCTACATATTGCTCGACCACCGAATGATCGTATTGCCGCTTCTCCGGTTCAAACGCGGGCGGGACCGGAACATTGGGCCGCAACATGCCGCCAAGAATGAACTTCGCCAACATCGTGTGCCGTGCGTCCGAGTCATTAACTCCGCTGCCTGAAGCTAACGCCGTCTCTAGTCGCTGGGTCGCGTTCAAATCAGCTTTAACCAAGTGGTTAAATATCTGTCCGAGGCTCCAATCGTGAGCTGGCGTAACCTTGTTGATCGCAGCCGAATCGAGTCCAACAAACGCCTCAGCGCGGGCGATCAAGTTATCGACTTCTGCGGAAACTTCTTCGAAAAACAACTTCCGATCCATCTTATTGCTTCCTCCAGACGGTGCCCGTTGGCGTGTCGCGGAGTTCGTACCCTTTCGCTTCCCACTTGAGCCGGATTTCGTCCGCTTCAGCGAACTTCTTGTCCTTTTTCAACTGGATTCTGAGTTCGATGTCGGCTTGCAACTCCGCTTCCACCGAACCGCCTTCCTCTTTCTGAAGCTTTGGCGCGATTCCGAGCAGCGCATCGATCTTGTCCAAGAATGCCTTACCAGCTGAGGCGTCTTCTGCCGTCATCTCAGCCGATTTTCGGAAGAGGACCGCCGTGCCTTCTAAAGCTTTCGCCAATGCCACACTTGTGTTCAAGTCTTCGCACATAGCGCCCAAGCATTCGTCGTAGATTCGCTCGAGTTCCTCGGACACATGATCCTCGCCAGAGGGGTACTCGGTTTCTTCCACCAGTCGACGGCATTCTTGTATGCGATCTACGTTCTTTTTAGCATCGTCGAGCCCTTGCAAGGTGAAATTGAGTGGCTTGCCGTAAGGCACCGCAATCAGTGAATACCGCAACGCAGTAGGATCGGCTCCCCTACCCTCGATCAAATCGCGAACGGTGTAGTAATTCCCTTTGCTCTTGCTCATCTTCTCGCCGTTCACCAGCAAGAATCGAACGTGCATCCAGTGATTTGAAAACGCCTTGCCTGTCAAGCATTCGCTCTGAGCGATCTCCGACTCGTGGTGAGGGAACACGAGGTCTTCTCCGCCCGCGTGGAGGTCAATCGTGCTTCCTAGGTATTTCATCGCCATCGCAGAGCATTCGATGTGCCATCCCGGGAAACCCCATCCCCACGGCGAGAACCATTGCATCAAGTGCTTGTCGTCCTTCTTCCAAAGAGCGAAATCTCCAGGATGCTCCTTATTGTCATCCACGACGACGTCTCGGACTGCGACTTGGAGCTGATCCTTATCCCGGTTACCGCTCAATTTTCCGTGCTCGGGGAAGCTGCTCAGACGGAAGTAAACGCCAGTATCGGTGACATAGGCATGCCCCTTTTCGATGAGGTCTTGCACGGCGATGATCTGTTCACGCATGTGCTCAGTCGCACGTGGACGAACCGTCGGCTCGTTGAGATACAGCCTAGCCCAATCTTCCTCAAAGGCATCTCCGTAATATCGGGCCAGATCCCATACGTTCTGGAAATTTGCGCCTTCCTTGCTCTTGAGCGCCTTTTCCATCTTGTCTTCGCCAGCGGCATCAGCAACGTCATCTTGAGTCAAGTGTCCAACGTCGGTGATGTTGCTGACATACATCACCTGCCAACCGAGCGCGGTCGCAGTTCGAACAACCAGATCCGCGCACAAAAACGTTCGGAAGTTGCCAATGTGGGCAAAGCTATAGACCGTCGGTCCGCAGCTATAAAATTTGAGGACCCCAGGCGTTACCGTCTCGATCGGTTTTACTGTTCTCGAGAGGGTGTCATACAGTTTGAACGGTCGATTACTCACTTCGAAGTAAGGATACCCGTCGACAAAAATGGTCCTAGCGAATCGCTCGCCAGGACCATACCGAGGTTTAGTTGAATTTACAGTCCCTTATCAGAAAGGAACTTGACCAAGTCTGCGATTCTGCAGCTGTAGCCCCATTCGTTGTCGTACCAGGCGACGACTTTCATAAGGTTGCCGAGCCCGACTGTGTCGACAGAACTGAAGATTGAACTGTATTCGTTGCCCTTCAGGTCGGTGCTCACCAACGCTTCATCGCTGTACTGCAGAATTCCCTTCATCGGGCCTTCGGCGTATTCCTTCATCGCAGCGTTGACTTCTTCCACGGTTACGTCTCGCGATAGCAAGGCAGTGAAGTCGACTACGGAAACCGTTGGGGTTGGGACTCGGAAGGCCATGCCGGTGAATTTGCCCTTGAGTTCTGGGATGACCAGTCCGACTGCCTTTGCGGCTCCGGTGCTGCTAGGAACGATGTTCTCGGCTGCGGCTCGGCTATCGCGCAAGTCCTTCTTAGCGGTATCGACTGTCGACTGAGAATTCGTGTAGGCGTGGACGGTTGTCAGAAGGCCTTTCTCGATTCCAAATCGCTCGTGAAGAACCTTCGCCACCGGTGCAAGACCGTTTGTGGTGCAGCTCGCGTTCGAAACGATGTGATGCTTGGAAGGGTCGTACATGCCTTCGTTCACACCCAAAACCATCGTCAAGTCTTCATTCTTTGCAGGTGCGCTGATAATGACCTTCTTGGCTCCAGCAGCGCGGTGTGCTGCGGCCAAAGTTGCATCTGTGAATCGGCCCGTAGCTTCAATCACGATATCGCAACCCATGTCTCCCCAAGGAATCAGTGCTGGGTCTGTCTGGGCAAAAACCTTGATCGCATCGCCATCAACAGTGATTTCCGAGTCCGAACTCGTCACCGAACCTTTGAATGGACCGTAAGTAGAGTCGTACTTAAAGAGGTACGCGTTGGTCCTCGTGTCGGTTAAGTCGTTGATCGCAACCACGTCAAATTGACCCTTGTACTTTTCTTGAAGGGTGCGAAGAGAAAGGCGACCAATGCGCCCAAAGCCGTTAATTCCTACGCGTACTGCCATTGATGAATTGCCTCCTAAGCAATATCACTAGTTTACCGGGAAGAAGAAAAACGCCGGGGAAGATTTGATCTCGCCCCGGCGTTCACCATTTGGTTAGGTCGCTTTAGTTACGCGGCTGCCAGGATTTCCAGTAATCGGCGTCTTCGATTTCCAACGCTTCTTTGGTCATAAAGAGCGGCTTCGTCGTGTCTAACATCACTGCAAGCTCCTCGGTCTTTGTGTGACCGAATGAGGCTTCAACTGCGCCTGGCTGTGGTCCGTGCGGAATTCCGAGCGGGTGCATCGTGATCGAACCTTCTTGGATTCCTTTACGCGAGCCAAATTTGTCGTTGCAGTAATACAGCACCTCGTCCGAATCGACGTTTGAGTGGACGTATGGAACCACAACTGCTTCCGGATGGAAGTCAAGCATTCTCGGACAGAACGAGCAGATCACAAAACCGGGCGAATGGAATGTCTGGTGAATCGGCGGCGGCATGTGCAGTTTTCCGACGATTGGGCAGAACGCATGAATGCTAAATGCCCACGGGTAGACATAGCCATCCCAACCTACGATATCGAACGGATGATAATTGTAGGTGTACTTCGTCAGCCGTTCGCGAGCCTTCACGACGACATGATAAGTTCCTTTTTCATCATGAGTCTTGAGCTCGTGTGGCGGGCGAATATCGCGCTCGTGGTACGGCGCGTGCTCTTGGAGCTGGCCAATGTTGTTCTTGTACCGTTTCGGAATCGTGACTTCCCCATGGCTTTCGAACGTGAGCATTCGGACCGGGAACGACTCAAATCGAATCCGCCAAATGGTTCCTCGCGGGACGATGATGTAATCCCCAGGATGGACGTCGATGTCTCCGTACATGGATTCGAAAACGCCTTTGCCGTCATGAACAAACAGAACTTCATCCGCTTCGGCGTTCTTGAAGTAATCCTCCATCTGTTCATTCGCTACGATCGAATTCCAGATGACGTCGGAGTTACCCATAAGCGGCACACGCCCGGTCACCGCATTCCCCTTCGGACTCATTTTCGCAGTCAGAAGATGTCGGTGGCGCAAGGGCTCTTCTGTCAAGAGATTGGGCTTGCATGGCCCCATATCCTCCCAACTGGCCACTTCCGTGGGTTGATTGATGTGATACAGCAAACTCATCGGTCCGCTGAATCCAAAAGTCGAGAACAACTGTTCCGTGTACAGTCCTCCGTCAGGCTTTTGGAATCGAATGTGCCGCTGTGGCGGTAAGTTTCCTAATCGGTGATATCGTGGCATCGTCGCCTATTCCTCTACTCTCGATTTTAGCTGTTTTGGACACCCGACTAGCGCAGGGTTTCCTCCCACCAATCGAGAATTTGTTGCAATCTGTGCCGCTTCATGTCCGCTGGGCCGTTACGGCTCATCCCGTGGCTTGTTGACGCAGGGTACCGAATGAAGCGAGTCTTCACTCCCATATGCTGGAGCGCGGCAAAGACTTGTTCGCTCTGCTCGATATTGCATCGCAAGTCTCCTTCGCTATGGATCACGAGCGTCGGTGTAACCACTTGGTTAAAATAGGCGATCGGCGATTGGTTCCAGAGCACTTTGATGCTATCGAGATCGCCAAACGCTTCCCCAGGCCAGTAACCGTTCGGCCGCCAGATATAGTCGCTATTGCCGGCTTTGCTGACCAGATTGCTCACGCATCGATCCGTAATCGCTGATTTGAACTCCTTAGTGTGGCCTACGGCCCAGTTGGTCATGTAACCGCCATAGCTTCCGCCCATGATCCCGATTCGGCTAGCATCACACCAAGACTGCTGCATGGTCCATTCGAGCACGGTTTGAATATCCTGCCAGTCCTCGACGCCCCACGAGCCGCGGATGGCTTTCGTGTGAGCTTCGCCGTATCCCTTGCTTCCCCTTGGATTGCTGTACACCACGTGATAGCCTGCCGCCGCAAGTAGCTGGAACTCATGCATGAAGGTGTAGCCATACATCATGTGCGGCCCGCCGTGAACCTCGATCACAGTTGGACAGTTCGGCTTGCTGCTCTGGATGTACCACGCCTGAAGTGGAGTACCTTCTTCGGTTTTTAACCAAATGGTTGAAGGCTGAAACACTTCTATTTCACCCAACAATTCATCATTGAAGTGGGATATGACTTTGGGTTGGTGGTTGGCGTCGTCAAGGTCAAGAACGGCTACTTCCATCAGCCTCGTGGAGCTTCCGACAACGCAGGCAAACTTAGATCCATCAGCGGAAATGTTCCCGTTGAGAAGCACTTGTTCGCCTTCGGTCAACAGGTGATACTCCCCAGTTTCAACGTTAACAAACGATAGGTTGACCGCCCCATGCTCGGCGTGCTGGAGATAAATTGCTTTTGAGTCAGGACTCCACATCAATCCACGGCCATCGTCGGATTTGGTGTCGCTATTCACCCCGGTACTGAAGCAAACATCCACGTTTTCGGTGAGACAGCGGACGCCAGAACCATCTTTCTGCATCAAGAACACCCGCCGGTTCAGGTCCCCTCGATCGTCTGAATCGTCGGCATATCCGATGTATGCGATCCACTCACCATTTGGTGAAACTTCAACTTCGTCTTTCGAACCGATCGGTAATGATGTTAACTCGTGGAATTCACCAGTTAGCCTGACCCGCACGGCCACATCGTTAGCAGGCTCTCGCGAATATATTTTCTCGAACTTGGAATGGGTCAGCACGAGCGATTCCGAGCCCGGCTCCCAGCTAAATGCATAGTGTCCGAAAGGACATTGGGTGTAGAGCTCGTTCGTCGATCCGCTTGCCAAATCAACGATCCAAACCGTGTAGCGGTCGTCACAGAAATAGCCATCGCCATCCATGCGAAAGCTGATCGAATTGATCACCTTCGGAGGTTCGCTTTCGCCAGATTCTGCCCTCGCCTTGGCAGCCGCTTGCGTTCGATCTTCGCCTAGTTTTCGGAAAACCACCGCAAGTTTTTGACCATCTGGTGAAAGCTTCACACCACCGATGGAGCCTTCTGGAAAGTTCGATACCTTGCTTGCTTCGCCTCCTAAAAGTGAGAGCTGATAGATTTGGGACGATTCTTCGGGCTCGCGCTTTGAAACAAAGAAGATGCGCTCTCCATCTCTACTCCAGATTGGATTTGAGTTAGAACTCCCTGAACTGGTGATTTGGCGCTGCTCACCAGTCGCCAAATCGGTCAAGTAGAGGTGAGTGATATATTTGTTCTTGGGGCCAAGTTTCTTGGCAGCAAATACTACATGCTCACCATTTGGTGAAATGCGTGGTTGCTGAACAAAAATGAACCGGTCGAGGTCAGAAACAGTGATCGGGCGAGCACTCATGTGCCCAGCTTACCTAGCTCCGGATTACGCGGCTTTAGGCTGATCAGATTCGAGCCCAGGGTGCCAAATGGTGCACTGGTTTCGGCCGTTATGCTTGGAGGCATAAAGCGCCTTATCTGCCTGCTCGATAAGTTCTGCGGTCGTGATTGTGCCCGGAATTGCACTCGATACACCAAAGCTCGCAGTCGCTCCGTGGAGGTCAAGCGTATACGCTTCGATGCACTTTCGAACTTCGTCGGCGAACTCGAATGCCTCTTCTGCATTGTGCTCAGGCAAGAGCATGATGAATTCCTCTCCGCCGTATCGCCCTGGGGTAACGGATTCACCGCAGTTTTGTGAAATCAGTTCACCCACACGTCGCAACAATGCGTCGCCTGCCGGGTGCCCATAAGTGTCGTTATAAACTTTGAACTTGTCGACGTCCATCAGCACCACCGAAATGTTGCTGTCTGGCGTGCAGTCCCATTGGTCTTGAAGTGTGTTCAAGAACGCTCGTTGATTAAAGAGACCGGTCAGTGCGTCTTTGAACGCCATATCGCGCAATCTCAGCTCTTGCTGGACGCGCTCAGTGATGTCAACCGCCGTCATCAAAATGCTGGTGACTTCGCCCTTTGCACTGCGCATCGGCATGACGTTCCATTCAATGGTGACGCGGTTGCCAATCTTGGTTTCGCATGGAAGCGCAAAGGTGTTCGCTTGATCCTCGTAAATCGCTTGTTGCAGACGACTGACGAACTCCTCGCGGTCCTCGAGACCAACGATGAATTCGTGGACGGGCTGCTCAAAAACTTCGAATTGGTTGTAGCCGAAGGTCTTTTGGGCAGCATCATTCCATTCATAAACATTGCCGCTCGTATCCACGCCGATGTATGCGATGGGGATCGTAGAGAGCACTTTTTGAAGCCGAGTCGTGGCGATCTGCAAGTTTTCGGCGATCAGCTGATTATCACGAAGACTGTCTTCAAGCTGAACCTGTTTGGCCTCCAAAACATGCTCACGATCCAAAAATTCAGTTTCCTTTGCACGAAAGGTCTCTTGAATGATCTTGATTCGGGCCTTTTGGTCCGTCACCAAAGTGCGCAGAGGCTTATGGACGAACCGATATTGTAGGAACGAGTTGGTCCACAAACCAAGCAGCGAAAGCCACATGAACGCCGATTTTGCGCTGATCTCTCGGTAATCCGCGACATAAAGCGCTTCAAAACTGAGTGAAATCGAGCAACAAAGGGCTAGGCCTGCCAAAAGAAGCCAGTTTCTAAATGCCGCGTCAGGGCAAATGGTCTTTGCCCTACGCTCTATCTGAGTCGATTCCAATTTCGGCATCCTGCTTAGTTTTCATTGTCGGCAACACGATTCCCGAATCGCAGTTGCCTACGGTGTGATTCCACACTTTTGGATAAAACTCGCTTAATTCTAAGCCAAAAGGGTACATTCTTCAGGTTCCCCAACGGCTCTTATGGATCAATCGCATATCCGAAATTTTTGTATCATTGCCCACATTGATCACGGCAAGTCCACGCTGGCAGACCGGATCATCGAAAAGTGCGGGCTGATTCGTGGCACCGCCCAAGAGCAGATGCTGGACAGCATGGATATCGAACGGGAACGCGGTATCACCATCAAAATGGCCGCTGTTCGGCTGGACTACAAGGCTAAAGATGGTCAGGACTATCAGTTGAACCTGATCGATACTCCGGGCCACGTCGACTTCACTTACGAAGTTTCGAGGGCATTGGCTGCTTGCGAAGGCGCACTCTTGATCGTCGATGCGAGCCAGGGCGTCGAAGCACAGACTATCGCCAATGCCAATATGGCGATGAACCAGAACTTGGAGATCGTCCCGGTGATCAACAAGATCGACCTACCTCACGCCGACGTGACCCGAGCAAGAGAAGAGATCGAATCCTCGGTTGTGATTCCAGCGGACGACGCCGTTCTCGCGAGCGCAAAGTCAGGCATCGGAATTGAGGACATTCTAGAGGCGGTCGTCACCAGAATGCCATCGCCGCGTGGCAACCCGGAAGCTCCGCTCCAAGCTCTGATCTACGACTCTCATTTTGATTCCTACCAAGGCGCCGTAGCTTATATTCGAGTCGTTGATGGTTCCGTCAAGCCGGGAGATCGGATCAAGATGATGTCCACCGGCAACGAATTCGTCGTTGACACGGTCGGGGTTTTTCGCCCGCAATTAGATCGCACACAAGTGCTGAATCCTGGCGAAGTTGGATTCATTACGGCGGCGATGAAGACGATCGGCGACGCGCGCGTTGGCGACACCGTGACCAGCGCGGAAAATCCTGCTCCAACAGCTCTGCCGGGATATCGCGAGGCCAAACCGATGGTTTTCTGCGGTCTTTATCCGAGCGACGGGGATCAATACGAGGAACTTCGCGATGCGATCGAGAAGCTCCGTTTGAACGACGCATCGCTCAGCTTTGAACCTGAAACCTCAGCGGCCCTTGGCTTTGGATTCCGTTGCGGATTCTTAGGGCTACTCCACATGGAAATCGCCCGTGAGCGGCTGGAGCGCGAATTCGGATTGGATCTGATCTTGACTGCTCCGTCGGTAGATTACGTGGTCCACAAGACCAACATGGATGCCGAACACATCAGCAATCCAAGCGAGTTTCCATCACCCAACGAGATTCGGTACATCGAGGAACCAACCGTCAAGGCAACGATCATGGCCCCGCAAGAATACGTCGGCGCGGTGATGACCCTTTGCCAAGAACGCCGCGGAGTTTACGAAAAGAGCGAGTATCCGTCCCAAACGCGCGTCATGTTGCACTACTCGTTGCCGCTGGCAGAGATTCTGCTCGACTTTTTTGACAAGCTCAAGTCTGGCACTCGCGGCTATGCCTCTTTCGATTACGAATTGGGTGAATACGCTCAGTCCGACTTGGTCAAAGTGGATGTGCTGCTCAATGGCGATATCGTCGACGCGCTCTCCTTCATTGTCAACAAACAATTCGCCTACCAACGTGGTCGAGCAATGGTGGAGCAGCTTCGTAAAGTCGTTCCACGGCAACAATACGAAGTCCGTATTCAAGCTGCGATTGGCTCGAAGGTGATTGCCGCCGATACCGTCAAGCCATTCCGAAAGAACGTGATTGCCAAATGCTACGGCGGTGACGTAACCCGAAAGCGAAAGTTGCTTGAAAAGCAGAAAGAAGGCAAGAAGCGAATGAAGCAGATCGGAAGCGTCGAACTTCCGCAAGAGGCCTTCCTTTCCGTGCTGAAAGTTGTGGAGTAACGCAAAGTTAGCGTTACTCCAACATTTGTTGCTTTAGCGTCGGCGAGTAGAAACGACTGCTGCTTGGCTCGGAGTAACCGAGTTGATTTGCAATCCATCGTTGATCGACACGGTGACCACGTATTTTCCATCGCCAGTGAATGCAATCGGCGAACCTATTGCGGACGCATCGTTCAGAATCGCGACCTGTTTGTTAGAATTCAGATCCCAGAAGCGAACGGTACGATCATTGGCGCTACTGGCTGCCAACTTACCATTTGGTGAAATTGCAACTCGCTGAACCCAATCTTGGTGGCCGCCAAGCTTGGCACTTAGCGTCTTCTTCGCGACGTCCCAAACTCCAACAAAGTTATCTCGCCCAGCAGTGATGACCCGTGTTCCTGCTGCGTTTGCAACCAAATCATTGACTCCTGTTCCTCCCGTGAAGTCCTTGCGGAACGAGATCCCGTAACTGGGTAGCCCTCGATAGTGAATTCCCTCGGTGAGGGTAGCAGCGATCAGATTGGATTTTACGAGCACCGCACTGGCGAAGACCACGCCATTTCCTGCGATTCGATATTTGGGCTTCGCGTCCGCGAAATTCCAAACGATGATCACATCATCCTTGCCAGTTGAGTACATCGTTTTACCATCTGGTGAAAAACTGATTGATTGGATGCCGCGGGCGTGGCTTTGGACGCCGCGAGGAAACTCGCGGAGCTTCTTTCCAGTCTTCACGTCCCAAACGTACATCCTTGAAGTTTCATCACCGGAGACGATCTGTTGACCATTTGGTGTAAAACTCAGCGCGTAGCAAGCCTGAGGATGCCCTGTTAGGGTCTGGGTGGTGGCTTTTGTTGCGGCATTCATCAATCGGACTTGTCCGTTTTCTAATGCTGCCGCAAACATTGCTGACTTCGGCCCAGTCGCAAAAGCGACGGGCTTGAGCGAATCAAAAGTCTGAATTCTGGTTACTGCAATAGGTTGTGCGCTGATGACAGCCGCAAGTGCGATCGATAACATGGTTGGTTCTCCTAAAGCTAAGGACGCACCATGCCCTGAAAGAATTACGGTGTAATTTCTATTGCATCAACTCTGCGATCTGTTTTTCATTAACCTTTTGGTCAAATCCCCATAATCCACGCCATTCGGAGCTTCGATTTTGCCCTTTGGAATCAATGCCCGTCGTACGAATCGTCAAGGGGACGAATCGACCGCCATCGATCACGATTTCAAGGCCAGTCAAACCTTTGCCTTTACGAGTGCCAATGATTCGGTAAAACGGCCGCTTTTCTCCCCAAACTTCCATCTCCTTGGTATCGGATTTGAAAGTCATGCCTTCCTTGCTCAAAGCTTGTAGAGCAGGGCTCCAGAATCCTGTTCCGCGATAGAGTGGAGCAAAGATTTCCCGTGAATACACTTCTTCGAAATCGAGTGCGGTCAATTTGGGCTGGGATGGAGTCGCAGCAGGC encodes the following:
- a CDS encoding S9 family peptidase encodes the protein MSARPITVSDLDRFIFVQQPRISPNGEHVVFAAKKLGPKNKYITHLYLTDLATGEQRQITSSGSSNSNPIWSRDGERIFFVSKREPEESSQIYQLSLLGGEASKVSNFPEGSIGGVKLSPDGQKLAVVFRKLGEDRTQAAAKARAESGESEPPKVINSISFRMDGDGYFCDDRYTVWIVDLASGSTNELYTQCPFGHYAFSWEPGSESLVLTHSKFEKIYSREPANDVAVRVRLTGEFHELTSLPIGSKDEVEVSPNGEWIAYIGYADDSDDRGDLNRRVFLMQKDGSGVRCLTENVDVCFSTGVNSDTKSDDGRGLMWSPDSKAIYLQHAEHGAVNLSFVNVETGEYHLLTEGEQVLLNGNISADGSKFACVVGSSTRLMEVAVLDLDDANHQPKVISHFNDELLGEIEVFQPSTIWLKTEEGTPLQAWYIQSSKPNCPTVIEVHGGPHMMYGYTFMHEFQLLAAAGYHVVYSNPRGSKGYGEAHTKAIRGSWGVEDWQDIQTVLEWTMQQSWCDASRIGIMGGSYGGYMTNWAVGHTKEFKSAITDRCVSNLVSKAGNSDYIWRPNGYWPGEAFGDLDSIKVLWNQSPIAYFNQVVTPTLVIHSEGDLRCNIEQSEQVFAALQHMGVKTRFIRYPASTSHGMSRNGPADMKRHRLQQILDWWEETLR
- a CDS encoding GGDEF domain-containing protein codes for the protein MPKLESTQIERRAKTICPDAAFRNWLLLAGLALCCSISLSFEALYVADYREISAKSAFMWLSLLGLWTNSFLQYRFVHKPLRTLVTDQKARIKIIQETFRAKETEFLDREHVLEAKQVQLEDSLRDNQLIAENLQIATTRLQKVLSTIPIAYIGVDTSGNVYEWNDAAQKTFGYNQFEVFEQPVHEFIVGLEDREEFVSRLQQAIYEDQANTFALPCETKIGNRVTIEWNVMPMRSAKGEVTSILMTAVDITERVQQELRLRDMAFKDALTGLFNQRAFLNTLQDQWDCTPDSNISVVLMDVDKFKVYNDTYGHPAGDALLRRVGELISQNCGESVTPGRYGGEEFIMLLPEHNAEEAFEFADEVRKCIEAYTLDLHGATASFGVSSAIPGTITTAELIEQADKALYASKHNGRNQCTIWHPGLESDQPKAA
- the lepA gene encoding elongation factor 4, with the translated sequence MDQSHIRNFCIIAHIDHGKSTLADRIIEKCGLIRGTAQEQMLDSMDIERERGITIKMAAVRLDYKAKDGQDYQLNLIDTPGHVDFTYEVSRALAACEGALLIVDASQGVEAQTIANANMAMNQNLEIVPVINKIDLPHADVTRAREEIESSVVIPADDAVLASAKSGIGIEDILEAVVTRMPSPRGNPEAPLQALIYDSHFDSYQGAVAYIRVVDGSVKPGDRIKMMSTGNEFVVDTVGVFRPQLDRTQVLNPGEVGFITAAMKTIGDARVGDTVTSAENPAPTALPGYREAKPMVFCGLYPSDGDQYEELRDAIEKLRLNDASLSFEPETSAALGFGFRCGFLGLLHMEIARERLEREFGLDLILTAPSVDYVVHKTNMDAEHISNPSEFPSPNEIRYIEEPTVKATIMAPQEYVGAVMTLCQERRGVYEKSEYPSQTRVMLHYSLPLAEILLDFFDKLKSGTRGYASFDYELGEYAQSDLVKVDVLLNGDIVDALSFIVNKQFAYQRGRAMVEQLRKVVPRQQYEVRIQAAIGSKVIAADTVKPFRKNVIAKCYGGDVTRKRKLLEKQKEGKKRMKQIGSVELPQEAFLSVLKVVE